The Streptomyces lienomycini sequence ACGTCGTGCGGGGGTCGGCCTCGTACTGGAAGAGGAGCTGGTGGACGTTGACCTCCATGCGTCCCCAGGGAACCGGCAGGTGGAAGCTGAACTCCGGGATCCAGGCGGGGAGCCGGTCGCGGACCAGGGCGTACGTGTCCGCCGGCCGCGACCTCCACTCGTCCTCCTTGATCGGGACATCGAGGATGACGGCCAGGTCGAAGTCGGAATCGGTGCTGAACCGGGTGACGTTGCGGGGCGCGACCGCCGAGGAGGACAGGACGTAGAGCGCCTGGACCTCGGGCATCGTCTTGAGCGTGTCGAGCAGACCTCCGGCCGCGGCGCGGGCCTGCATTCTCAGGTTTTCCACGGGAACTCCTTGGTCAGATGATCGGGCGATCCATCACGGAGCGGAGCGCGGGAACGAGCTCCAGCGCGACGCCGCCGTGGGTGCGCTGGATGTGTGCGAGGGAAGGGCTGCTGTTGCCCTCGATGACCACGGGTCCGCCGGGCGTCAGCGCGATGTCCCAGCCGATGAAGGGCACCTGCGGGAACAGGCGGGCACAGCGCTCGGCCAGCTCTCGGACCTCCGCCATGCGGGAGATCCGGTGGTCGGCGAACAGCACCGAACTGACCTCGTGGCGGGTGTGGGCATTCAGGTACCGGTCGTACCCGTGACGGTCGAGCCTTCCGTCCGGATGAACACGGATCTGCATGCCGCCGGCGGCCGAGTTGTCCGTGGTGCTATCGGCGCCGCCGAGCTTCAACATCACGTACAGAACCTCGGCGGCACCATCGCGCAGCAGGGTGATCACGCGGAACGTGTTGAGGGCGTACGGGTTCAGCATGTCCAGGTCGGGATGCTGGGGTACGTGCTGCTCCACCAGCCACGTGCCCCACCGCTGCGCGTAGGCCGCAAGGTCGAAGGCGTCCTCGCCAGGCCGCACGATCACGACGCCGGACCCACCGCTGGAGTAGCGGGAGGGCTTGACCACCATGCGGCCGAGTCCGGAAGCGTGGTCGAAGACCTCCGTCAGCGGCACCACATCGCCAGCGGACGTCACACCCGTGCGACGGTCACCGCTTGCGATGAGCGCGGGCTGCGGGATGCCTGCGGACGCGAGGATCCTCTTGCAGGACGACTTGTCGTCCAGGTCGATCGCGTCCCGGTTCACGCGGGGAAGGAGCCGGTGGAAGAGGGCGCTCTCCGGCAGGTACGAGCAGGCCCGCTCGGAGGACACCTCGCGCCGGTATCCGCCGTAGCGGAAGTAGTGGAACGGCAGGCAGCGCCACCGCGCGGAGACCTTCACCAAGTCGCCGGCGATGCGGGCCAGGCTCTTCCTGTCCTCGTCGAGCAGCATCGCGGGAAGGTGCTCGCTCCGCAGTTGCCGCACCTGGTAAGGGAGAAACCGCGCGCCGGACACGCGGGGAAGGACCTGGGTGCGGAACCACTCCTCTGTCACGGCTTGGCGGTGGTTGAAGCCGCGGTTCGCGGTATGTCTCATGGTGCTCCTCCCGTTTCTCAGCGGTTCGGGGTTCCGGCGATGGCCAACGTGACGACGAGCGCGGTGACGGCGATCACGTAGGCCACGACAGCGAGGCGCTGCCTCATCGGGCGGGCCCGATGTTGTTGGCGGCGGTGGACCAGGCGATGCCGTTCGCGGGCTGGATGTAGGCGATGCGGATGAGCCGGCCGCCGTGCCTCTCGTGGACGACTTCGGTCAGCTCTCCTTCACCGCGGCTCGCGATATCGCGGACCAGGCAGTGAAGGAGGGGATGGTCCTCCCGGCCTTCGGCATCGACCGGATTCACCGCTCGGACTCCTCGCGGTCGCTCGCTCCGCGCCGGAGGAATCTCTCCCACCCGGACTCGGCGCGGGCACGGAGAGCCGGACTCGGACCGGCCGGCGGCTCGGGAACCGTGTGCTGTCGTCCGCTGTCGCCGGGCGTACGGACGGGCAGAGGCTGGCTCATCACGATCTCCTCGGGGTGGTGCAGCCCGTCACCCACGCGAGGGACGTCGATGACGGGCTGCGGTCCTGGGAGCCGTCCGGAGCAGGGCGGGGGAGCCGGTTAACCCGGGTGCTCAGCTCCGAACGGCGTGAGGCCCAGTGAACGGCCGTGGACCACGGGCCCGGAACGTTTCCAGGGGGTTCCTCCAGCGAGAGAAACCCCCGTTTCCCGCACGCACGGGGAGTAGCCTCCTGACTACCAACCTGAGGGGAGGGTGGGATGTCTGACCCGATGGCCCTGCACCCGCTGACCTACGTGCGAGAAGGCAAGGGCTGGGGTAAAGCCGAGTTAGCCCGGCTCATGCGCGAACGCGGGGCCGAGCTGGGCGTACCACTGGCCACCAACCGGACGACGGTCTGGAAGTGGGAGCAGGGACAGGCACCTGACGCGGACGCGCAACGGGTACTCGCCGACCTCCTGGGCGTCCCCGAGGAACACGTACGCTCGGTGCCTTGGCCCCGATGGCTGCCAGCCTGGGAATCCACAGCCCTCGCGGCCCCGTGGACTCCGGCCGGCACCGTGAAGGTATTCGCCGATCTGGTCAGGAGCGGTCACATGGACCGACGGGGATTCCTGTCCATCACCGGCGTCGCGCTGACGGGAGTAGCCGCCAACTGGGCAGCCGCACCAGAGGCGTTCGCCTCGGCAATCGACGGCGACCGCGTCACCGACGCGATGGTGACCACCATCGAAGCGCGCGTGGACACCCTCCGCACCCTCGACGACCAGATGGGCGGCGCCCGCCTCCTGGACCAGGCCACCAGCGACCTCGCACTGATCACCAGCCTTCTTGACCACGGGCGCTACACCGACGCCATCGAACACCGCCTGTACGCCACGGCCGCCCGTGTGTCCTACCTCGCCGGATGGATGGCCTACGACAAGGGCCTCCGCTCCCTCGGCCAGCGCTACTACGTCGGCGCCCTCCGCAGCGCCCACAGCGCGAAGGACGACGGCTTCGGCGCCTTCATCCTGGCCGAGATGGGCGTCCACATCTCCGACTCCGGCGACACGGCCGCACGCGTGAAGCTGATCGACACCGCCATCGGCAACGCCCCCTCGGCCCTCCCCCCGGCGGCGACCTCGTACCTCCACCTCCACCAGGCCGAAGCCCTCTCCCGGGACACCCAGCACGAAGCAGCCGGCAAGTCCCTCAACCGCGCCTACGACCTGTGGGGAACCCACCGCGAAGGCGACCGCCCCGACTGGCTCGGCTGGTATGGCGAGGCCCAACTCAAGTCGACCGAGGGCAAGATCATGCTGCGCTCCGGCTTCCCCGAGCGAGCCACCAGCGCCCTCGCCGTCGCGGTAGACCAAGCGGTCCCCCGCGACCGTGCCGTACGCTCCGGCCGCCTCGCCACCGCACGCCTGGCAGCCCGGGACCTGGATGGCGCCCTGGACGCCGCGAACGTCGGTCTGGAGCTGCTGGAGAACCGAGTCCGCTCCGACCGAGCACACGTCCGACTGACGAAGTTCAGCGACTACCTGGAGCCGCACGCCAGGGTGCCGTCCGTGCGTGAGTTCCGGGACAGGCTG is a genomic window containing:
- a CDS encoding helix-turn-helix domain-containing protein, with the protein product MSDPMALHPLTYVREGKGWGKAELARLMRERGAELGVPLATNRTTVWKWEQGQAPDADAQRVLADLLGVPEEHVRSVPWPRWLPAWESTALAAPWTPAGTVKVFADLVRSGHMDRRGFLSITGVALTGVAANWAAAPEAFASAIDGDRVTDAMVTTIEARVDTLRTLDDQMGGARLLDQATSDLALITSLLDHGRYTDAIEHRLYATAARVSYLAGWMAYDKGLRSLGQRYYVGALRSAHSAKDDGFGAFILAEMGVHISDSGDTAARVKLIDTAIGNAPSALPPAATSYLHLHQAEALSRDTQHEAAGKSLNRAYDLWGTHREGDRPDWLGWYGEAQLKSTEGKIMLRSGFPERATSALAVAVDQAVPRDRAVRSGRLATARLAARDLDGALDAANVGLELLENRVRSDRAHVRLTKFSDYLEPHARVPSVREFRDRLRALPTVV
- a CDS encoding sugar-transfer associated ATP-grasp domain-containing protein codes for the protein MRHTANRGFNHRQAVTEEWFRTQVLPRVSGARFLPYQVRQLRSEHLPAMLLDEDRKSLARIAGDLVKVSARWRCLPFHYFRYGGYRREVSSERACSYLPESALFHRLLPRVNRDAIDLDDKSSCKRILASAGIPQPALIASGDRRTGVTSAGDVVPLTEVFDHASGLGRMVVKPSRYSSGGSGVVIVRPGEDAFDLAAYAQRWGTWLVEQHVPQHPDLDMLNPYALNTFRVITLLRDGAAEVLYVMLKLGGADSTTDNSAAGGMQIRVHPDGRLDRHGYDRYLNAHTRHEVSSVLFADHRISRMAEVRELAERCARLFPQVPFIGWDIALTPGGPVVIEGNSSPSLAHIQRTHGGVALELVPALRSVMDRPII